The genomic stretch AATATACTATACAGATTCATATTTTCTCTTAGCAATTGTAACTCACATGCACTCTAGAGCAAGGTTAAACACTCTGACAATAACTTATTTtacattaaaaaacaaaaacagaataTACAAGTTGAACCACAAAATAAGACAGGAAATTAAAGCCAAGTTAAGTGATACTCACAAATATTTCTAGTGTCTGAAGATTAGGTGAGCTTCTGAGCAAGCAAAGAGCAGCCAAAATTTGGTTAAGGTCATCAAAGTTTATGAATAAGGTAAGAGATCTTAGATTGATACAAGGTGTAGAAAGCTTTATTGGCACATCATCTGCAATCAAATACTAAAGCAAAAACAAAAGAATGGCTCTAAATCAGAATATAATGTTTTGACAGAATGActctaaataatatataattgtgCACTaggaacaaaaaaaaaagtatatatagtTCATATTAAATTGGTAAGTGATCTACTCACTCAACCAGTCAAATTCAACATTGTTGAGCATTATACCTTACAAAAAACTATAGGGTGTTGGGATGCTACAGCAGGGAGACATTGAAAATCAAACACAAGATTTGGTAGTGTGTGCCAATTGTTCCTCCATCTTTTAGATAAAACACTTGTTCGAACTGCTTCCCTAATTGACAAGTAAGAAAGAATCTCGCCAATCATATGAACCGGTAAGTCGCTAATTATATCTGTCTCCGCATCAATCACTGTTGGGCGAGTAGACTcagtttcttttctttcctttagATGGAACTCAAAGGTACACAGGAATTAGAAAATAAACAATGTTAGTGTATATTGAATCTAATATAACAAGAACCatgaaattaaaactaataaataaCTTCATTAAGTAAATTTAAAAAAGCAGAATTCAAATTATAAAAAGGTAGGGTTCAAAATTTGGCATGAACACAGTATAATGAAATCAATTGATATATAAGATGAGTTCTAGATATTACCATTTTTACTGATTGAGTTGTTCGAGTAAATAAACTTTTGAATCTGTTGAGATCGGAGACCTGGCTAGGAGATCAAAAGGGTTTAGGAATGGTTGAACCAACAAACAGTTCTATGGAAAACAAACAGAACACTATTACGCagtttacctttttttttttttttggtccgtgaagttttccttcttttttgacctataaagattttttttttcttcttctttttttaaacaatagaaatcaatttatattatttattatagtttCCATTTTCTTCAGAATTAcaatattatttgaatttctaTCCATCCAAATGATATTTTGAGACTTGGATAGCTAGTTGGGCTTGGGcggttttcttttttttaaaacttatatTCGCTATTTTTCTTAACGAATTACATTTTCacctcaattattattttttatttattctgtttATTTTCATTGCTATATTACAAGTGTAAagtattcattatttttttaacttaaaataatcTCTTTTATAAGTCACATTTTATCTCCTAGTGACTTATTTTTAATACAATGCTGGAACCTAAGTCATCTCCAGCCCACGAGCCAAGAAACATTTCCGACTCAAATGGCCTGAATTATAATGGTTACtcaaagagtaagttattatgGCTTACtttacatcttgaccattaattattttcaatctaaaggttaaaaataataaggaatggTTTTccctctccacatttaattacttatcatttttatccattagattaaaaagaataaatggtcaagatgtggagtaagttataatgacttactcttggagtaaatatatatctccttatatatatatatatatatatatatatatatatatatatatatatatatatatatatatatatatatatatatatatatatatatatatatatatatatatatatatatggggacgtatcaaatgagaactttggttattataaGAATGAGAACTTTTATTAACaaccgtacgatttaaaatcaatgctcagatatgcattaatgtgatatgtatttaaatcagaatctatcaattaattattgtcttttaaaatttgagtgaaatctgagacattgattttaaatcgtacgattattattaaaagttctcaattctcataataaccaaagttctcatttgatacgtcccttatatatatatatatatatatatatatatatatatatatatatatatatatatatatatatatatatatatatatatatatatgatatgatcaaatgacacaaaagtgttaaaatttaatttgacaccaaatttcaaccgttaaaaaaattgatccaacggtcatattaaataaaataaaataatacaaaaacaTATATAGCCTATTTTTCTGCCTAAAAAACAAGCTATTTATATGACCGTTAGATCAATTATTTTAAAGGTTGAGATtcgtgtcaaattaaactttgacacataATTAAACACTATGGGGTAATATGGGaataaaagaaattcaagagTGGGGGAGTATAGGAATATAAAGGAAGGACAACAAGTAGGATCTTCCCgttaggggtgttcattggttcgggtaaatccgaaccaaactagaatccgaaccaaaccatagtgtttgggttGGACAGTTTTTCACTTCAGGCAAGAATCGAACCAAATTAATGAAATTCAATGACAATTGGTTCAGAcatcatatttttaattttctatccgcaaacccaacccaaaccaatcataattaattatcatgaaaaATACTACtaagtattttaatttgttattagaaaattgttagtgtaATGTAGTAATTTAGCATAGAACTATGAAACACTTTCATTACAACACAAACTCAAGTGACTAATAATAGATTCAAAAGTGTTTATGTTTAGATATTTTTCTCAGTTAGATATTTTTAAATCTATAAAAGAAAAATTGCTAGTCTAATATTTACAATTGAACACtattaatactatattttttaatattattattaaaaattaattttcataaataagttatttttttcaaatatttttgaattttttatctacccgatcaaACCAACTCAAACCAACCCGTTAttttttggtttggttcggtttgggcaTTATCACAAAAATTTGCAAATTCAAtctgttctggaccggcccaattgCGCCAACCCACTCTTTGGCCAAAGGCATCCTGGCCCACGCACGCAACCGCCTTTCCCGGTCCGCTCTGAGCAAACACTAGACGTAACCGAGCACGCTAAAGCCTCGTGCTCGGTAACAGCCATCACGCGTACCACCTAGCCTAGCGCCTCACAAAGTGGAGTCTTTTCCGCATGTGATAATCCTATAAATAGCCTTCTAGTCCtggagggcaaggtaatctttttcttatccaaaatctctcactttgttgtaccttgttgtccgaacacttactttggcattagagtgccttgcaggtacaaccatttTTTCCTCCAACCGTTCCAGATTTCAAGCCTTCAtcgttgctggccatctgatctgctcggtaagatcagtggcgccgtctgtgggaaacctcAGCTCCCCCGTTTTTCTTCTTGCACTTCTCGATCCATTCTTGTCCCCTACAAGAATTCAGAAACCAAAGCTCTAATTCAACCATCATTCATGGCTAGCAACAACGAAGACTCCTCTTCTCTGAACGCTACAGTGATTAACAAGAACGACATCTCTGTCGTCATTCCTCCACCCAGAAATTCCGCTCCACATCCTCGTGATGGCCTCACGGCATCCCCTTCCCCGAAGGGTCTCCACGAGGACATCGTCCATCACCTTGGAGACACTAGCGGTAAAGATAACCATGAAGAGGTTCTTGAGAACCCTTTCTCCTCCAAGGGTCCAACTCCCCAAGATCAAACTATGGCCTCCCTTGTGCATACTAACGCCCTTATCCAGCAACAGAACGACAGGATCGGGGCGCTCGAGCATAAGTGTTGATCAAAGACTCCCCCCAGCCATAAAACTCGCTCCCATCGCGAGACAATCCCCAAGAAACACCCTCGTTTCCCCTCCCCGAGGGGACACACGGGTCCCATTTCTGAGAAAGGGTATGACGACCACCGCTCCCAGCACCGTTCACAGTCTCCTCGATCGAAAAGAAAATCCAAGTCGCCCCCCACGAGGCACGACGACAACCGTAGGTGACACAGGCGAAGCCGCAGCCGATCCACCACGCCTTCTGCCAGCGACGAAGAAGAGGAGCGCTGGGACCCTCTGTCCCACGCAATCATGGACCCTGCCGACCGGCCTTGAGAAGCCCCTGCCACTAGGCACATACGACGGGACAACCGACTCGGACAAGTACATCGAGAACATCGACGCCCTCCTGGACTACAGATGGGTACCAGGCGCAATCAAATGTCGGTTATTCCCGACCACTTTGCGCAAAAGGGCCATGACGTGGTATAAGAGTCTGCCTGACGAATCCATCACGTCGTGGAAGGTGCTCGGAAAGCTTTTCTCCAGACACTTCACGGCCTCCCGCAGGCACCCGAAGTCGGAAGCTTCCCTAGAAACCATCATCCAGGGAAAAGATGAATCGCTTCGGGCCTACGTAGAAAGGTTTAACAAAGAGGCCATACAGGTGTCCACAACGGCCCACATGAAGAAGTTCTTGCTCGAACAAGGCCTCCAGCCACGTTCGGATTTCGCCAAAGTCGTGGGATCGAGACGTCTGCCACTCTGGACGAATTCTTCCTCAAGGCCCAGTCATACATACAATATGAGGAAAAAGAGGCCGCTCACGCGGTCCGAAACTCCAGACAGGAAGAAAATACTAAAGGCGCCCGTCAAGACGATTCTCGTCGGGGATACGACAAGAAGAAAGAAGACAAAGGTCGAGATCCTAAGGACTAAAAAGCCCCGGCAGAAAAATTTCGGGAATACACCTCGCTGAATGCATCCAAGGAACGAATCTTGAACGAATGCGCGATCGCCGAATTTCAAACGGGCAAAGTCCGTTTCCCAAAGTCCATGTCTGCACGGCCAAACATTGACAAATCAATGTTTTGTCGTCTCCACAAAGGCCACGAACATAACACCAAAGACTGCATCCACTTAAAGGACGCAATAGAAATATTGATCCGAGAAGGACTCTTGAAGCAGTACACAAAGAAACAAGAGGCCGCCAAGGAAGCCAAACCGGCCGTCTGGAAGCGGAGCATGTATCATCTTAGAAAACGGAGAGGGGATCCTAATAGAAGTATAACTCTCCCTATCATTTTTGACCTCCAACAACCAAGCCGAGTACGAGGCGCTACTCGCTGGGCTACGCCTCGCTAACGACCTAGAAGCCGGGGAAATCGAAGTGTTCACCGATTTCTAACTGGAAGCATCCCACATCTCGGGTGAATATCAAGTCAAAAGTGACCATCTCGCTGAATACTAGAACCTCGTACACGAGAGGATGGCCCGGTTCAAAAACGCCAAAGTAAGGCATATCCCAAGGGAGCATAACTCCCGGGAAGATGTTCTATTAAAACTGGATAGCACAAGGAAAAAGGGGGGTAATAAGTATGTGATCCAAGAGATACTACCCAGACCCATCACCGAACCTCCGACCGTACTAGCACACGTAAACGCGATCGGAGACACGTCATGCTGGATGACCCCCATATACAACGCATGAGGCAAAGCATGGGATCCGTGTACAAACCAAAAAGCTTGCACGCCCTCCCCGTTTTGAAATGCACCAATGGCACGCTGCCATGCAACCATCTTCTTCGCGCCTCCATCGTTTTAGACCTGCAACGTTTTTACATACAGACGCAACCGTTGCCAAAAGCTTTACCTATGAATTTTACTCGTAGTTATAGCACCTGCGAATCAAAATTAATGAAATATGCAACATAAATCCCAGGTGAGAGCCCAGAACAAGTGGAAATTGCCTCCTAAACGTAATTGTACCACTCGTTTGGTCCAATTTTACCAGTATCACAGATCCCTAATTTGGAaatttaaaaccctaatcatggAGGAATCTTCATCATGCACTGAAACATCAATCCAACTATCCAGAAAGCATCGATACACTATTATAAACATAAGCGTATAATCAAATCATATGGAAAATGCGTGTATGTATGGAATGGAATTCAAAAATTATATGGCTCGTTCATGAGCATGATTTTACGTTTCTGGAAGTTTTGATCGATGATGAAGTTCGGTTTGTATTCAGAAAGTACCAAGGAACTGATTGGAGAACTTTGTTTGATCTGAATCCAGCAGCAACTCGGTCTCCTAACTCCCTTGTTTGGTCACGATTTTTTGCTTTGGAATAGGGTTCTCTGTTAGAATTTTTTTGTCCTCTTTGATCTCAGTAGCTTGCCCATATATATGAGAGGGATTTAGGTTAACAAATTGAATTAGATTGTAGTGAATCAAGGAAattggaaattgattgaaaatcatcattgaatctttctaattttggtcCAATTTCAATATTCTCTTCCCAATCTCTTTAATCACGAAATTTGATTCAATTATAGTGATATAATCTTGATATTTTCATCAATTAATATACCTAAAACCAAATCTTTggtttttcattatttattttaattaaattgaatttaaaatgagttaaaatcaagataaataaaataaataaataagatggCATGGGATTGGGCCAGGAGGCTTTTAACAAGGTTAGAACCAAGTTTGGATCAAAGAAATATGGGGCCCTTTGAAGAATTttcaattttagtcaatatccaCTTCATGTATTTCTTCAACTCTTTGCCAACTTTgataaggcatatctctctcaaattTAAAGATacggaagagttctaggactttttggaaacctaaatatgtcctctataagccactttggaacatatttttcatttagagattttatcttgatggtattgctcctgaaaaaaaacggctttttgcgagcttctaggaggatctgtaatgttttggctcatatctctcaaatgaagcatttttagccttggcatgtgatagaaaaaattgtagagaattaaaatttcttcaagataggctttggatggagaatttatgatgttccatgtgaaattaatggctagtcaaagtttagttgacttttaggtaaaaaaaccctaatttagaaactttgagatttgttgatttctgaactttccttgatgaatcatgatcaatccttgataaaattatgaatgatacttcaaaatgaggatgttgaccaaaaatcaggaattttgactgtactttgaccacagttgacttttaggtcaaattagtcgactattGACCTTTTGAGCTTTTGACCGAGCAATCTTGTGAGCCAAagcttgaaacttgatgtgaggaTTATTTGAGGTAAATGAGAAGCCATGAGGtctacttgaggtatcagaacttgattttacttggagataagcaaaaccctagttgtgggcaaattttggggtataacagaatcCCTTAAAGAGGCCCAACGATAAATTTGATACAGCTTCACTAGCACtggaaaattagggtttatgaagGGCAAAAGTTCATAGTTTTAAGTTCACATGTGCTTgtgtaccatcttgcttgtttgtgaagaaaagaggaagttatggtttcaatggcaaGGTACAATGCTTTAAGCATGCTTGGGAGACTTTGGTCTGATCATAGAGGCTTGCTTGTGATGTTCAATTTGCTTTTGCTTCAGAAGAATCACATTAAGAGGCTCAATGCATTGACAATCAAATGTGGTTCTTCTGGACTTCACTCATGGTAGTTTGAACTTGTGACCTTAATCCATGATTAAGTAATGCTTTGACTTATTCATGTTTTGTGTTGAATTTTATCCATGTTTAAGTAATGCTTTAGTTTCTTAGAGGTAGTTGGAAGTAGGTAGTAGGAATTGTTCATTATTTGACTGGATGTATCATCTGCTTGATTTTTTGTAGGATGGAGGTTATAGGCTTTGTCCCTTTTTTTGATTGGATGGTTCATCCTTTTGTtttttgattggaaattgatgatctcataagtatcaaccatataattaactttagacgtcaaaagaatggatcttcagttccattttctttttatgaacatatattacatgatattcaatatcaattttaataatacatgtgatacttatacaggaatttctaaaaaatccagaaaacaagatcttagtctaattagttgagaaaataatttcacaaacttctgattGTAgatacatatgcatgatattttagtcgatgcaacaattaatgtcataaagactcaatttctcaaatttttattttcctttagaaacacacaaaaattgactggattgaaaaaacttctggttcttcaatacaaattattcgcatcatattatatccaatATGACCCAACTGATTATACCAACGACACacttaagtgtaatttgtaaattACTGGTTTAGAACgacatgtgcttaaattgtactgatataagtgtagtacatgCCCAAGGGAAAAGTCGATAGCtgttctattatacattttatgtcaaAATTCACTTGTGTAATACAAAAATATTCAATACCTCAAatataattcatgtgaattatctatgacgaaaatatttggcaagacataaagagaacacacaaaaagaaaatataaaggattAAAGTTCATTCAAATCTCGACTCTATCAAAATATGAGCTTACTTTCGTGTTCCTTTAAGATGGACTAACAAAATGTCATCCATACACTATACTTGTAAAAGGAAAAGACTTAGTGGATTATTTAAGCTACTAATCGAAAGGGTCATCCTTTTATTTAAGCTCAGATAGTGATATTATTCTCGGCTTCTTTTCaagaaacaattttcaaatccGTTTTCCTAGAGGTTTTTGCCAACAATACTAACATTAAGTGACTTGTCATCAACAGCATTCACTCTAGGTGATTTATCTATAGTGTTATTCATATGAAGTGACTTATCGGTATCAACATTCATATCATGAGAAATTTTGTAGTCTCATACCTGCACAACCTCTAGATCCCTCTCATTCCAAtgtgaatttgattttttttcctagAAGCTTCTATGAGTTTCTCATTATCATGCCTCGTGCATTGACAACCACTATTTCaccctcgggtgttacatgtaaCCACTCTTCGCCATTTtaggcctcgggtgttacaatgGGATTTTACATGATTAGAGAAGAAAACAATCAGCAGGATTATATTCTAGTTCAACGAGAAGTTATCAAGTTTTTTGACAACTTCGATGTTCACAATATATAGGTCGAGTTGGagcaaaagatgaaaataaaactCCTACGTGGCTTGCATGACAACATACGACCAAAATTGTTTAAGTAATTTGAACAGTAGCTTCCTTTTGAGCATCAGTATCAATGTTAGAATCCAATTATGTAATTTCCAAATTTGATTTGTCTTTGGCGGATCCTAACAGGCGTGACACGAGATTATTTAGATCACTGGACTTGACCTCACTTAGTGGAGAAGTTGTTATAAATTGATTTGGTTCCTTATCAAGTAAATGTTTAGCACTCACATTAGTTCTCTCATTACAATCCTTCTCAATAACAATATCTAGAAATATATCgtcttaaaaattataattaa from Vicia villosa cultivar HV-30 ecotype Madison, WI linkage group LG4, Vvil1.0, whole genome shotgun sequence encodes the following:
- the LOC131596319 gene encoding putative F-box/FBD/LRR-repeat protein At5g56810 isoform X1, with amino-acid sequence MFHLKERKETESTRPTVIDAETDIISDLPVHMIGEILSYLSIREAVRTSVLSKRWRNNWHTLPNLVFDFQCLPAVASQHPIVFCKYLIADDVPIKLSTPCINLRSLTLFINFDDLNQILAALCLLRSSPNLQTLEIFATMKEQTALLTAGSFCWGDIFSVPATPLSMQHVTINFISGFKSEIYFIRFLLQYSHVLEKMIVKPLVNVRPGLVRGLVRFRRGSPKAGVFYIDQDQS
- the LOC131596319 gene encoding putative F-box/FBD/LRR-repeat protein At5g56810 isoform X2; translated protein: MERKETESTRPTVIDAETDIISDLPVHMIGEILSYLSIREAVRTSVLSKRWRNNWHTLPNLVFDFQCLPAVASQHPIVFCKYLIADDVPIKLSTPCINLRSLTLFINFDDLNQILAALCLLRSSPNLQTLEIFATMKEQTALLTAGSFCWGDIFSVPATPLSMQHVTINFISGFKSEIYFIRFLLQYSHVLEKMIVKPLVNVRPGLVRGLVRFRRGSPKAGVFYIDQDQS